The Hirundo rustica isolate bHirRus1 chromosome 29, bHirRus1.pri.v3, whole genome shotgun sequence genome window below encodes:
- the GLMP gene encoding glycosylated lysosomal membrane protein isoform X2, with protein MQYNPGWNGSSVNLLHVRAAGPGDCLHYVWSSIGAPAVLLVATQSPSSALRVNWTRLLSANPAGAIWIDPPHSVVYSTAVVFTKLFEFSEAKPLGELFYPTYDLSEFSWDSLNHTLNRTALTAELRGAPASDPGGGFSNGSLAFRVTAYEAAGRAGRLPSLLHTADSSQLEFVLAGVAPRGNSSRFALEVATVEEAGAARRLRSQRSIDDEYTPTIFEVLSLVAEPQNGSSTLGFLQWKATAYGSRSPRREDGIQCRAQGLQAANWSLPVSSIVQAYFGDSLGSSCTVSALNVSFGGEEGEVYREKRYLSWSVLLGFGDPPRDSFSPLVISIAAVALGTPLAMLLLGSCLVLLAQRRRYSEYEPIN; from the exons ATGCAGTACAACCCGGGCTGGAACGGCTCCTCCGTGAACCTGCTGCACgtgcgggcggcggggcccggggaCTGCCTGCACTACGTGTGGAGCAGCATCGGGGCCCCCGCCGTGCTCCTGGTGGCcacccagagccccagcagtgccctgaggGTCAACTGGACACGGCTGCTGTCAGCCAACCCCGCTGGAGCCATCTGGATCGACCCTCCCCACAGCGTTGTCTATTCCACGGCCGTGGTCTTCACCAAG ctgttCGAGTTCAGCGAGGCCAAGCCTTTGGGAGAGCTCTTCTACCCCACCTATGACCTGTCCGAGTTCTCCTGGGACAGCCTCAACCACACCCTGAACCGCACGGCGCTGACGGCCGAGCTCCGCGGCGCCCCGGCCTCCGACCCCGGCGGCGGCTTCTCCAACGGCAGCCTGGCATTCCGG GTGACCGCCTACGAGGCCGCCGGGCGCGCCGGGCGcctgcccagcctcctgcaCACGGCCGACAGCTCGCAGCTGGAGTTCGTGCTGGCTGGCGTGGCCCCGCGGGGGAACAGCTCCCGCTTCGCGCTGGAGGTGGCCACGGTGGAGGAGGCCGGGGCGGCGCGGAGGCTGCGGAGCCAGAGGTCCATCGACGACGAGTACACTCCCACCATCTTCGAG gtGCTGTCCCTGGTAGCAGAGCCCCAGAACGGCAGCTCCACGCTGGGATTCCTGCAGTGGAAAGCGACGGCCTACggctcccgcagcccccggcgCGAGGACGGCATCCAGTGCCgggctcaggggctgcaggcGGCCAACTGGAGCCTGCCCGTGTCCAGCATCGTCCAGGCCTACTTTGGGGACagtctgggcagcagctgcaccgTCAGCGCCCTCAATGTGTCCTTTGgcggagaggagggagaggtgtACCGGGAGAAGCGATACCTCAGCTG GTCGGTGCTGCTGGGTTTCGGGGATCCCCCCAGGGACAGCTTCTCCCCGCTGGTGATCTCCATCGCGGCCGTGGCGCTGGGCACGCCgctggccatgctgctgctgggcagctgcctggtgctgctggcgcAGAGGAGACGCTACTCGGAGTACGAGCCCATCAACTGA
- the GLMP gene encoding glycosylated lysosomal membrane protein isoform X1 has product MAAGAGLALLAALLAAAGAERSRNVSMQYNPGWNGSSVNLLHVRAAGPGDCLHYVWSSIGAPAVLLVATQSPSSALRVNWTRLLSANPAGAIWIDPPHSVVYSTAVVFTKLFEFSEAKPLGELFYPTYDLSEFSWDSLNHTLNRTALTAELRGAPASDPGGGFSNGSLAFRVTAYEAAGRAGRLPSLLHTADSSQLEFVLAGVAPRGNSSRFALEVATVEEAGAARRLRSQRSIDDEYTPTIFEVLSLVAEPQNGSSTLGFLQWKATAYGSRSPRREDGIQCRAQGLQAANWSLPVSSIVQAYFGDSLGSSCTVSALNVSFGGEEGEVYREKRYLSWSVLLGFGDPPRDSFSPLVISIAAVALGTPLAMLLLGSCLVLLAQRRRYSEYEPIN; this is encoded by the exons ATGGCCGCCGGTGCGGGGCTGGCGCTGCTGGCGGCGCTGCtggcggcggccggggccgaGCGGAGCCGGAAC GTGTCCATGCAGTACAACCCGGGCTGGAACGGCTCCTCCGTGAACCTGCTGCACgtgcgggcggcggggcccggggaCTGCCTGCACTACGTGTGGAGCAGCATCGGGGCCCCCGCCGTGCTCCTGGTGGCcacccagagccccagcagtgccctgaggGTCAACTGGACACGGCTGCTGTCAGCCAACCCCGCTGGAGCCATCTGGATCGACCCTCCCCACAGCGTTGTCTATTCCACGGCCGTGGTCTTCACCAAG ctgttCGAGTTCAGCGAGGCCAAGCCTTTGGGAGAGCTCTTCTACCCCACCTATGACCTGTCCGAGTTCTCCTGGGACAGCCTCAACCACACCCTGAACCGCACGGCGCTGACGGCCGAGCTCCGCGGCGCCCCGGCCTCCGACCCCGGCGGCGGCTTCTCCAACGGCAGCCTGGCATTCCGG GTGACCGCCTACGAGGCCGCCGGGCGCGCCGGGCGcctgcccagcctcctgcaCACGGCCGACAGCTCGCAGCTGGAGTTCGTGCTGGCTGGCGTGGCCCCGCGGGGGAACAGCTCCCGCTTCGCGCTGGAGGTGGCCACGGTGGAGGAGGCCGGGGCGGCGCGGAGGCTGCGGAGCCAGAGGTCCATCGACGACGAGTACACTCCCACCATCTTCGAG gtGCTGTCCCTGGTAGCAGAGCCCCAGAACGGCAGCTCCACGCTGGGATTCCTGCAGTGGAAAGCGACGGCCTACggctcccgcagcccccggcgCGAGGACGGCATCCAGTGCCgggctcaggggctgcaggcGGCCAACTGGAGCCTGCCCGTGTCCAGCATCGTCCAGGCCTACTTTGGGGACagtctgggcagcagctgcaccgTCAGCGCCCTCAATGTGTCCTTTGgcggagaggagggagaggtgtACCGGGAGAAGCGATACCTCAGCTG GTCGGTGCTGCTGGGTTTCGGGGATCCCCCCAGGGACAGCTTCTCCCCGCTGGTGATCTCCATCGCGGCCGTGGCGCTGGGCACGCCgctggccatgctgctgctgggcagctgcctggtgctgctggcgcAGAGGAGACGCTACTCGGAGTACGAGCCCATCAACTGA